From Thermoleophilaceae bacterium, one genomic window encodes:
- a CDS encoding methylmalonyl-CoA mutase family protein, whose translation MVEAIKQNYPQREIADASAEQTRQIDRGERVTVGVNGFADGDGALPRLHLVEPALEHKQMQRLAAVRARRDPELVERALEALRDAAAGNSNLMDPLLHCARADCSEGEIVESLQRVMGSYRETPVF comes from the coding sequence GCATGGTCGAAGCCATCAAACAGAACTACCCCCAACGCGAAATCGCCGACGCCTCCGCCGAGCAGACCCGCCAGATCGATCGGGGCGAACGCGTGACGGTGGGCGTGAACGGATTCGCGGACGGCGACGGCGCCCTGCCGAGGCTGCACCTCGTGGAGCCGGCGCTGGAGCACAAGCAGATGCAGCGCCTGGCGGCGGTGCGCGCGCGCCGGGACCCCGAGCTGGTGGAGCGGGCGCTGGAGGCGCTGCGCGACGCCGCCGCGGGCAACTCCAACCTGATGGACCCGCTGCTGCACTGCGCCCGCGCCGACTGCTCGGAGGGGGAGATCGTCGAGTCGCTCCAGCGCGTGATGGGGTCGTACC